One genomic segment of Misgurnus anguillicaudatus chromosome 25, ASM2758022v2, whole genome shotgun sequence includes these proteins:
- the ca2 gene encoding carbonic anhydrase 2, giving the protein MSKEWGYAKHNGPDKWCESFPIANGPRQSPIDIIPKGASYDSSLQPLTLKYDPSTSMDILNNGHSFQVTFADDVDSSILTGGPISGIYRLKQFHFHWGDRDDKGSEHTVNGKCYPAELHLVHWNTTYSSFGEAAGKSDGLAVVGVFLEIGTDNPGLQRILEVMNAIQCKGQQTSFAKFDPSVLLPTSLDYWTYPGSLTTPPLNESVTWIVCKEPISVSSAQMEKFRTLRFSKENEEPCCMVNNYRPPQPLKSRLVRASFQ; this is encoded by the exons ATGTCAAAAGAATGGGGATACGCGAAACATAACG GACCAGACAAATGGTGTGAAAGTTTCCCGATTGCTAACGGACCAAGGCAGTCTCCTATAGACATAATACCTAAAGGTGCATCATATGATTCTTCATTACAGCCACTTACTCTGAAGTATGATCCATCTACTTCAATGGACATCCTTAACAACGGACATTCCTTCCAAGTCACCTTTGCCGACGATGTCGACAGCTCAA TTCTAACAGGAGGGCCGATCTCAGGCATCTATAGACTCAAACAGTTTCACTTTCATTGGGGAGACAGAGATGATAAAGGGTCTGAACACACCGTCAATGGGAAATGTTATCCGGCCGAG CTCCATTTGGTCCACTGGAACACAACATATTCCAGCTTCGGTGAAGCGGCCGGTAAATCTGATGGTCTCGCTGTAGTTGGAGTCTTTCTGGAG attGGCACAGACAATCCTGGACTTCAGAGGATTCTGGAAGTAATGAATGCCATTCAATGCAAG GGACAGCAGACCTCATTTGCGAAATTCGACCCCAGTGTCCTGCTCCCGACGTCACTGGATTACTGGACCTACCCGGGGTCTCTGACCACACCCCCTTTAAACGAGAGCGTCACATGGATTGTCTGCAAGGAGCCAATCAGCGTCAGCTCTGCTCAG ATGGAAAAATTCCGTACCCTGCGCTTTTCCAAGGAGAATGAAGAGCCATGTTGCATGGTGAACAACTATCGTCCTCCTCAGCCTCTAAAGAGCCGTTTGGTCCGTGCATCTTTCCAATGA
- the LOC129426254 gene encoding ribosomal biogenesis factor — MAKNKQRGKKQQNVFQVASRQSKPKSKAKPVKSSLKHINTLKNEKVENLNQIFTEVQRDVKSLSKCTASEPKKGQKVVREAPQEPVNVDNAAQLFSQL, encoded by the exons ATGGCCAAAAATAAACAGAGAGGCAAAAAACAGCAAAATGTCTTTCAGGTAGCGAGCAGACAATCAAAACCCAAGAGCAAAGCAAAACCTGTGAAGTCCTCCCTAAAACAC ataaacactttaaaaaatgaaaaagtggAAAACCTAAATCAAATATTCACCGAAGTACAGAGGGATGTGAAGAGTTTATCCAAATGTACTGCCAGTGAACCAAAAAAAGGACAAAAG GTGGTCAGAGAAGCTCCACAGGAACCTGTAAACGTGGACAATGCAGCACAGCTTTTCTCTCAACTTTAG